The Gordonia terrae genome contains the following window.
TCGCCACCGCGGTTGATGAGGTCCTTGATGCGCCCCTCGATGGAGAGGTGGCGTTCGCCGTCGACCAGCACGATCTTCGCGAGATCCCCGGTCCGGTAGAAACCGTCGGATGTGAACGCGTTCCGATTGTGGTCGGCGGCGTCGAAGTAACCGGGGATCGTGTACGGGCCTCGGCAGGACAGCTCACCGACCTCGCCGTCGGGCACCTCGATCTCGGTGCCGGGGTCGAGGATGCGGATCTCGTCCCGCGTCGCGATCGGGGTGCCGACGGTGGCCAGCCGCGACTCCTCCAAAGCATTCCGCGGAGAGACCGTGAACAGGCCCTCGGACATCCCGAAAAGCTGACCGACCCAGCGTGTTCGGCCAACGGCCCGGTCGAAGAGCTCGCGACTCGGCTTGGCGCCGGACAGGATCACATTGCGCAGGAACGCACTCGGCTCGTCGAACTGAGGATCGGCGACGGCCTGATAGTGCCCGTGTCCGATCAGGACGTCCGTGGCCTGTTCCCGTGCCATGAGCGGGAACGCCTTCGACACGTCCGCGGTCGCGAGGACGAGACAAGCTCCCACCGAATGCGCGGCATGGAGTCCACAGCTGATGCCCGCGTTGTGGATGATCGGGATCAGGTGCGCGACGCGCGTCTCCTCGGTCCACCCCAGGCGCCGTGCGTACAGCAGGGCGTTGTCCCAGTACTCGACGTGCAGCCGCGGAATCACCTTCGGCACACCGGTGGTGCCGCCCGACAACTGGAAGACGCAGACGTCGAGCGGGTCGATGCCGGCCTGGATCGAGGTCACCCGCGCTCGGGCCTCCGCGGGTGCGGTTCCGGTGCCGAGCGCCTCCACGGGGTGCACGTCGTCGCCGACGTCGTCGAGCGCCCCGATGGTGAGGATCGTCCGCAGCGTCGGGTGGCCCTGGGCCTGCTCCCGCGCGAACTCGACGAGGTCGAAACCGAGCCCCGCCTCGACGATGTGTCCGACGGCGCCGACCGCACGGGAGATGTGACCGATCTCGTGCGCGCGGTGCGCCGCCAGCGTCGCCACCGGCACCAGCCCCGCTTTGAGACAGCCGTACCAGGCGAGGACGGGCTCCATCCGATTTCCTGCCTGGAACAGCACCGGGTCGCCGGGCACCAGGCCGAGATCGAGCAGTCCCGCCGCGATCCGATCGGTGCGAAGTCCCAACTCGGCGTACGTCATCGAGGCCACGTCGGTCACCACGGCCGGACGATCGGGAAAGCGGTCGACGGTGTCCTGCAGGCGATGAACCAGCGGACGGTCGGTCCACTCCCCCGCCTTCCGATAGACCGCAGCGCGGTCCGCCGGGTACCCGACCAGTCGGTCGCCCCAGCGTGACCGACCAGGTCCCGGAGTCCGGGCCGACGATCGCTCGGGGGTGGAGGTCACCGTCATCGACCCGCCACCGCCGGGAGCAGTTGCGCGAGTTCGGCGACGTGGTCGGGATGGTCGACCGGCACGATGCCCGAGTAGACGGCCGTGAAGCACCCCGGGCAGCATTGCTGCCGGAACACCACGTCGGTGTCGACGTATTCGCGGGGATCGGAGGTGACCTGCGGACCGGCGTCGCTCGACGGGCCGTCGTAGCGTGCCAGGTCGAGCCGGCCGGACTTGCTGTCGCCCAACAGCCTTCCGCAGTGTGCGCAGCCCACGACGCGGGCATCGCCGATCGTGGCCTCGACCAGGTTGTCGTCCAGTCGACGGGCGCGAGCCAGGTCCAGGGTCGCCTCTTGGCCGGAGGGAAGCTCCGAACGGTTCCGTCGAATCTCGCGCAACTGTGCCCGCTTCGCCTCGGTCCGCGAGTCGTCGACCCGACCGTCGGCGAGAACGACGCCGTAGGTCTCCTCGGCACCGGCGAGGGTCACCTTGCCGTTGCGTACGTCTGTCGCCACGGCTTCCGGCTCGCGGTGCAGCGGGTCGCCATAACCGCCCCCGCCCTGCCAGTGCATGTACAGCACCTCACCAGGGGCGAGGTAGCTCTCGTCGTAGCACGCGCCGATCTCCTTGTTCCCGGTCAGTTCATCCATCGATCCGGGAATTCGCCCCTGTGCCAACAAGTCCTGCACGCCGGAATCACGAACGAGTATCTCCAGGCCGGTGTTGCCGGGCAGACCCCCCGCCAATCCGGAGTTCTGGGCCACCGCCTTGCCCGCCGAGGCGAACACGAGCCCCATCGGCAGACTGGTGCCGTACGGAGTGACCGCCAGCGACGCCGACACCCCGCCGCGATGCCGCCCCGGACCGCCGGAGTCGGGCTCCTCCCGGCGCCACAGGGTGAGCAGCGGGTAGAGGAACTCCGTCATCTCGGTGTCGGGGATGCGCCCCATCGGGATGCAGAACAGGCCACCGGTGTCCATACCGTCGGCGACCGGCCGCGCGCCGTACCCGCCTGCCATCGGCTCCATCATGATGTTGAGGAACGGCACCGGTTGCTCACCGCGCTCGTCGAGGCCGGCCACCACCGCGGTGTCCCACGTACCGCAACACGACGCCTGCACGTTCTTGCCGAACTCGAGGTGGCGGTCCAACATCTGGGCCAGACATTCCGCGATCAGGTTGCCGGTGAGCCAGGCCGGGCCGATCGGTCCGCGGCTCACCGCGGCCGGGAAGGTCGCGTTGTTGATCGTCCCCTCCTCGGCCACCAGATCGAAGCATCGCATCAGACCGCCTGCCGACCAGGGGATGTCACCGGCGAGGATCGGGAGCAGCGCCAGCATCACCCCGCCGCGCATGCCCGCGTACGTGCAGTTGATGACGCCCGTCTGCGGGTCGGTACCGGTGAAGTCGAACTCGAGGTGGTCATCTGTCTTTGTCATGGCGACGGTGATCTTGTGGACACCGCGGTCGCCGGTCTGGGACTGGTCCTGGTACCCGGTGGCATGCCAGGTGCCGTCCGGCAGGTCGGACAGCTTCGTTCGCAGCCGTCCCTCGGCGTCGGACATCATCCGCTTCATGACGGCCTTGACCGTGTCTGCCCCGTACTGCTCGATGACCGCGAGCAACCGGTCACGTCCGACACTGTTCGCACCGATCTTGGCGCGCAGGTCGAGCCCGACGAGCATCGGGACCCGACTCCGCCGGACCCACACGTCGGCGACGTCGCGCTGCAGCTCGTAGTCGCGAACAACCTTGATGGGCGGCGTCGGAAGCGACTCGGAGAACACGTCTTTGGCAGCCGGGTCGAAAGAGCCCAGTCCGGACCCGCCGAGGTCGGGCTCGTGGCAGATCGCACTCGTCCAGGCGAACAGCTTGCCGTCGTGGAAGACGGGCTGGTAGACGATCACATCGCTCTGATGCAGTCCGCCGCCGACCCACGGGTCGTTGCACAGGAACATGTCACCCTCGGCGATGCCCGGATTGAGCGAACGGTGCTGCAGCGTCCAGTAGATGGCGAGGTCCACCGCGCCGACGAGCATCGTGTTGTACAGCCCGACCTGGACCTCTTGGCCCAGTTCGTCGCTGACCGCGAAGTCGAAGTCGTTGGCGTCGGTGACAATCGGCGATCCCGACATCCGTTTGAGGGCTTCACCCATCTCGTCGGTGACCGACCACAGCCGGTGCCGGATCACCTCGTAGGTGAGCGGGTCGAGTGCATCGATCTGTTCCTGCGAGACGGTGTGCACCGGCAACGACGGCGGCAGGGATCGGGCCAGCGCGTCGAGATCGGTGGGTCGGCTCGAGAAGACCTCCGAGCCGGGAATGGGTGCGGTCATGAGAGCGACTCCTGTGATTGCTGCGTGTGGTCGGTCATGCGGGATCGACGGTGATGTTCAGGTTGCCGAGGCGGTCGATCTCACCGGTGGTGTCGTGCGGGACCACCACCGTCGTGGTGGGCACCTCGATGACGGCGGGGCCGGGGATGATGTGGCCGGCTCGTAGTCCGGCGTAGTCGTAGATGTCGGTGTCGACGAAGCCGCGCCGGCCGTCGAGGCAGACCTTTCGCACACCCACGTGCGCCGACGACGGGTCGGTGGTGTCGGCGGTTGCCAGTTCGGGCAGCTCCGGCGAGAACGGCAGGATCCCCGTGCCGCGCACGCGGTAGGTGATGGCCTGGATGCCCGCCTCGCGGAATCCGCTGTCCTTTCCGTAGAGATCCGCGTACTTCTTCTCGAATGCCTCTGCTGCGTCGACGATCTCGGTGGATGTCAGCGAACCGTCCGGTAGCGGGGTCGCGACCTCGGCCAGCTGCATGCTGTATCGCATGTCGATCTCGCGCTCTATCTCGACCGCGGCGAACTGCAGGCCCTGACGGTCGAGCTGACCGCGTACCTGTTCCTCGAGGACCTTGAAGTTCTCCTCCACCCGGGCCGGGTCGACCGGCATCGCTGCCGGGTCCGAGAGTTCCTTGGCGAGAACGATGTTCGACGATGCCAGGCCGTAGGCGGAGAAGGCGGACGCCACCTGGCCGAGCGGGACGACGACCCGGGACACCCCGATCTCCTGCGCGTACAGGCCGCAGTGCGCCGGGCCCGAACCGCCGAACGCGTAGACGATGAAGTTGCGGGGATCGTGACCGGCCTCGACGACCGTCTTGCGCAACAGGTCTCCGGTCTGGGCGTTCTGCACCGCGTAGATGGCCGCGGCGGCCTCTTCCACCGACAGGCCGAGGGGTTCGGCGATGCGGGTGCGGATCGCCTCGCGGGCGAGCTGCAGATCGAGCGCCTTGCGACCACCCAGCAAGCCGCGCTCGGGCAGGATGCCGAGGACGAGATTGGCGTCGGTGTTGGTCGGTTCGGTCCCGCCTTGCCCGTAGCAGGCCGGACCCGGCACGGCTTGAGCGCTGTGGGGTCCGATCTGGAGGTTGCCGCCGGCATCGATCCAGGCGATCGCGCCGCCGCCGGCGCCGATCGCATGGACCTCGAGCGTGGGGACGTTGATCGGGTGATGGTTGATGATCGTCGTCGACGACCGGACCGGCTCGCCGTCGACGACGAGCCCCACGAGGAAGGTCGTGCCGCCCGCGTCGGTGGCGATGATGTTGTCGTGGCCGAGCTGCCGACCGAGGGACACCGACCCGACGACGCCGCCGGTCAGCACCGAACCCACCGTCGAGATGGCATTGCCCGGTGCTTCGGACGCGGCGACCGCGCCGCCGTTGCTCTGCATGACGAGGAGGGGACCGGCGAGCTGATGGTCGCGCAACCTGCCCTCGAGTTCGCCGAGGTAGTCCCGGAGGCCGGGGCCGATCTGGGTGCTCATCACCGTGGTCGCGTTGCGCGCGAACTCACGGATCCGTGGACTCACCTCACTCGACAGCGAGACGAACACGGTGGGGTCGATCTCGGCGACGATCTCGCGAATCCGCTGTTCGTGAGCGGGGTTACGGAACGACCACAGCAGCGAGACGGCGATCGCGGAGATCCCGTCGTCGAGCAGCCGGCGGACCGCGGAGCGCACCTCGTCCTCGTCCAGCGTCACCACGACACGACCGTCACGGTCCATGCGCTCGGTGACCTCGAGCGCGTGACGCTTGTGGATCAGACCGTGGGATTTGCTCTGCGCGAGCACATTCTGCAGCTGTTCGGGTGACCGTCCGAGGTAGCGGCCCTCGACGTTCATGATGAAGATCGAGTCGCGGTGCCCCTTGGTGGTGATGAAT
Protein-coding sequences here:
- a CDS encoding (2,3-dihydroxybenzoyl)adenylate synthase, yielding MTVTSTPERSSARTPGPGRSRWGDRLVGYPADRAAVYRKAGEWTDRPLVHRLQDTVDRFPDRPAVVTDVASMTYAELGLRTDRIAAGLLDLGLVPGDPVLFQAGNRMEPVLAWYGCLKAGLVPVATLAAHRAHEIGHISRAVGAVGHIVEAGLGFDLVEFAREQAQGHPTLRTILTIGALDDVGDDVHPVEALGTGTAPAEARARVTSIQAGIDPLDVCVFQLSGGTTGVPKVIPRLHVEYWDNALLYARRLGWTEETRVAHLIPIIHNAGISCGLHAAHSVGACLVLATADVSKAFPLMAREQATDVLIGHGHYQAVADPQFDEPSAFLRNVILSGAKPSRELFDRAVGRTRWVGQLFGMSEGLFTVSPRNALEESRLATVGTPIATRDEIRILDPGTEIEVPDGEVGELSCRGPYTIPGYFDAADHNRNAFTSDGFYRTGDLAKIVLVDGERHLSIEGRIKDLINRGGEKINAEEVEQLLVTHPRVRNAAVVAMPDPRLGERTCAYLVTADGEPVSMASVRAHLEELGVAKFKWPERLEHVPELPQTNVGKIDKKRLRADVVDKLERTDQ
- a CDS encoding hydantoinase B/oxoprolinase family protein, which produces MTAPIPGSEVFSSRPTDLDALARSLPPSLPVHTVSQEQIDALDPLTYEVIRHRLWSVTDEMGEALKRMSGSPIVTDANDFDFAVSDELGQEVQVGLYNTMLVGAVDLAIYWTLQHRSLNPGIAEGDMFLCNDPWVGGGLHQSDVIVYQPVFHDGKLFAWTSAICHEPDLGGSGLGSFDPAAKDVFSESLPTPPIKVVRDYELQRDVADVWVRRSRVPMLVGLDLRAKIGANSVGRDRLLAVIEQYGADTVKAVMKRMMSDAEGRLRTKLSDLPDGTWHATGYQDQSQTGDRGVHKITVAMTKTDDHLEFDFTGTDPQTGVINCTYAGMRGGVMLALLPILAGDIPWSAGGLMRCFDLVAEEGTINNATFPAAVSRGPIGPAWLTGNLIAECLAQMLDRHLEFGKNVQASCCGTWDTAVVAGLDERGEQPVPFLNIMMEPMAGGYGARPVADGMDTGGLFCIPMGRIPDTEMTEFLYPLLTLWRREEPDSGGPGRHRGGVSASLAVTPYGTSLPMGLVFASAGKAVAQNSGLAGGLPGNTGLEILVRDSGVQDLLAQGRIPGSMDELTGNKEIGACYDESYLAPGEVLYMHWQGGGGYGDPLHREPEAVATDVRNGKVTLAGAEETYGVVLADGRVDDSRTEAKRAQLREIRRNRSELPSGQEATLDLARARRLDDNLVEATIGDARVVGCAHCGRLLGDSKSGRLDLARYDGPSSDAGPQVTSDPREYVDTDVVFRQQCCPGCFTAVYSGIVPVDHPDHVAELAQLLPAVAGR
- a CDS encoding hydantoinase/oxoprolinase family protein, whose protein sequence is MTYVIGVDVGGTFTDAVLDDGNGLVVAGKAPSTPSDYSAGVMDVLTVLAEQLGRPLDDMLADTHHIAHGTTSSLNALVMGRVPDVGFITTKGHRDSIFIMNVEGRYLGRSPEQLQNVLAQSKSHGLIHKRHALEVTERMDRDGRVVVTLDEDEVRSAVRRLLDDGISAIAVSLLWSFRNPAHEQRIREIVAEIDPTVFVSLSSEVSPRIREFARNATTVMSTQIGPGLRDYLGELEGRLRDHQLAGPLLVMQSNGGAVAASEAPGNAISTVGSVLTGGVVGSVSLGRQLGHDNIIATDAGGTTFLVGLVVDGEPVRSSTTIINHHPINVPTLEVHAIGAGGGAIAWIDAGGNLQIGPHSAQAVPGPACYGQGGTEPTNTDANLVLGILPERGLLGGRKALDLQLAREAIRTRIAEPLGLSVEEAAAAIYAVQNAQTGDLLRKTVVEAGHDPRNFIVYAFGGSGPAHCGLYAQEIGVSRVVVPLGQVASAFSAYGLASSNIVLAKELSDPAAMPVDPARVEENFKVLEEQVRGQLDRQGLQFAAVEIEREIDMRYSMQLAEVATPLPDGSLTSTEIVDAAEAFEKKYADLYGKDSGFREAGIQAITYRVRGTGILPFSPELPELATADTTDPSSAHVGVRKVCLDGRRGFVDTDIYDYAGLRAGHIIPGPAVIEVPTTTVVVPHDTTGEIDRLGNLNITVDPA